caaagacattttaatcatttttatacaaagtatattgaaccgctatattttttatgtttatttttttgaaaacatcaataattgaagaccaaaatattattgtatttaacgatatttataCTGTTTTATTgataaaggactaaaaatgatcatgccacaataatattaggaccaaaagtgaatattctaataaaaaggactaaaagtggaatgtcacctataaatataggacaaaaatgaaattaactcatattttaacTATACATGTTAAATGCCGTATCTTGTGATAAACTCGGTGCCTTTGCTGATATCTGCTCTCCATTACAAAGTCTGATTCTCTGCCCCTACTCTTACATGGTTGTTAATTCACTTGTGTTCTATAGGGATCAGTAGCAAAATTTTATATCTATCTGTTTTCCtgactttctttttcttctggtAATATGCACTAAGATGGCTTATTGTTCAATGCTTCCGGCGTTCCGGTTAACTAGGGACGGCGAGAGCAGCTGCACCCACTCACCACActcccaccccatatatagcccttatatgtatatataatacatgttttagtataaatataaaaaaaaacagagatgATAAACAATGAAATAGCTGGATTAGGTTGTAGAAGCGTGACTCATTTTACTTTGTGAAAGGGACATGGGTTCGAAATTTTACTTTGTGAAAGGGACATGGGTTCGAAACTTGAggctgagatgtgtaatttataatatattttttatttgaattattttatcaaattaattatgtttcatattttgttatgaatatttttacaaaattttgatttgttttatttttgcctatattcaacaatatttattattatatttcttagtgtttttttacttatttcttTTGGTTTAATGTTTCGTTCCCGGTGGAAGAATTTCCTTACTTCTTCTCTTCAgctaacaataacaacaacaacaacaacaataaaacgCCTCTAATGGCAATAGGTACGTATTGCTTTCTTTGCCGCCGCCAGTACCAACAATTCAACTGATTTgtgttttatttgattttgaacAAATTCTACGCTCTTGTTCCATTTCCAGGTCTTGGCATAGCAGGTGCTGTGCTGGCTGGTGTTGGCATTGGATGGCTAATATTTAGACATAAAAGAAAGCGGGTTGCAGCAAATGGACAAGTGCTGCTTGTTCAAAACATTGAAGCACTCGTAAGGACTAATGGATTTCAGTCTACCAAGCTTTATACTTATTCAGATATAAAGAAAATGACTAATTCATTCAGTGACAAGATTGGTCAAGGAGGTTTTGGTAGTGTATATAGAGGAAAGTTACCTGATGGATGCCCCGTAGCTGTGAAGCTATTGACCAACACAAAGGGTAATGGGGAAGATTTCATCAATGAAGTTGCTAGCATTAGTCGAACTTCTCACGTGAACATAGTTACTCTTGTAGGGTTCTGTTATAAGAAGAAAAGAGCTTTGGTCTATGAATTCATGCCTAATGGATCATTGGACAACTACATAGGCAGCATGGAGTCGCCTAATAAGAATTGTCGGTTGGAGTGGAAGACattgtaccaaattgcaattggCATTGCTCGAGGACTAGAATATCTGCACAGAGGGTGCAACACAAGAATCATGCACTTTGACATTAAGCCTAATAACATTCTTTTGGACAAGGATTTCACCCCCAAAATCTCAGATTTCGATTTGGCAAAACTGTGCAAGAAAAATGAGAGCATTGTATCACTATCGATGTACGGCGCAAGAGGAACAATAGGATACATTGCTCCAGAAGTTGTCTTCAGAAGCATTGGAAGTGTCTCGTACAAATCTGATGTTTATAGTTATGGCATGACAGTTATTGACATGGTAGGAGTAAGGGAGAATGTAGGCGCGGATAAGACAAGTGACTTGTATTTCCCAAATTGGATATATGAGCATCTGGAGCAAGGATTAGATTTCAGTCTTGAAGGCATTACAGATGAGGAGGATAAAGAAATGGCAATAAAGATGATATTAGTTAGTTTGTGGTGCATCCAAACCAACCCAGCAGACCGCCCTTCCATAAGAAAAGTGGTAGAGATGTTGGAGGGAAGCACTGCCACTTTACAGATTCCACCTAAACCATATTTCTCTCATCAAATTGATGACTCACCTCAGCAATCCCCTACATCATCAGTTACCACAGAAATCTGAGGCAAAGCAGGTCCATATTGTGTCAAATGAGGATTCTAAGTGTGGGATCATATGATGACATAATCTCCACACACTGCAAAATCCTCTCTACCAGCTGTTTTACCCAAATCATTGCTTGAAATCATAATATTGTTCAAATTAGATTTCCTTTTTGGAAATGCATTTCGTTTTTCAATGAAGTAGCTTTtatgaaatgtttttttttttttgataaattcacTGGGTGTTTCTTCGTCCGTTTAACGGCCCAGGTCCACCCGCATTCgatccgggaggcacgggagctggtacaaggggaatcgtcacttatgGGAATCGAACACGGATTCTCCTGAAAAGAAGCTTCTATGAAATGTGAAATCATataaagatttatttattttatactccgtatatgttattattattattattattattatatgaaaattaGTTAACAAGTGCAAAGTTAGAATAATTCAAGGTAACCTAAGAAAATGAGGTTAATCACATTACCTTCAAACATTACTGTCACAtcaggtaatataacattaccaggtaatctcataacttgaacaaaacaaggtaatataacataaCAGACTCAGATTAACTAGGTAATCTCAGATGGCTTGAACCAAACGCCTTCTGAGTGTTACAATGATGcatcttaagtgttaaaatgacgtaCATTCAATGtaaaaaatggtgcaccttaaatgttaaaatgacGAACATTATTCTTTgaaaatacgcaccttaaggtTTACAATTACGCATCTTAAGTTTTCAAGTGTAGAATTGAGACGCactttaagtgttaaaatgatgaacattaaaaatgaaaaatacacaCCCTAAACTTTCTACAATACCcaaaattatcataatgtcactgtgtgtgtttattttttaaacaaaccCAAAATTTGAGTACGTGTCCAACAAATATGAGGAAACCACTGCCCACCTATTCATTTAGAACTGTGAGTTTGGCAATGCCTGCTGGAATTAGAACTGAAGCCCGTATGTTGTTTAGTGAGTGGATATGTGACAGTTTGAGGAAGTTGGACAATGAGACTCTCTGTTTATTGTTAATCACGTGCTGGAAGGTCTCGAATTCAAGGAACGAGTGCGTCTGGAACAATCATTCATCTCTCACATCTTCAATCGCGCGCTATGGAGGCAGCAGTCTTATTCATCTCAGACATTCAACACGGGGTAGCATTCTCCGGGACTCCGACGGCCAGTTTCAAGTGGAGAGGCTCTGATCTTATTCCTCTAAACTAGCTGAAGCCATTGGAATCAGAGAGGCCCTCAACTGGCTTAAATCCTTCAACATGCAAGTGGAGTCAGATGCTCTTTTAGTTTTTCAAGGGCTTAGCAATTTCACCTGTAATTCCTCTTTTGATCTGTTAGCAGAAGATATTTTGAAATTAGCTGATGATTTTCAATCTATTAGCTTTATGTATGTTAAACAATCCGCGAACAAGGCTGCCCATTTGTTTGCTTGGGAAGTTTATTACCGATTCTAAGGACGGGAGGGAAGACCCGCCGAAACACCTTTTTAATGTCCTTGTTGATGATCTTTATTAATGAAAGTTCTTTgacttcaaaagaaaaaaacactaTCACCAAGTCCAATAATACTAATCAACAAACAAACGTGTACAAAAAAATCTATAAAGAAAAATCTAACGTTCACACTCTGTTTAAGAAAATTTCGCTTATATTGACTGGCATTAAATACTAAAGTCAAGATATGAAGTTTCTCAGCAGTAAGGCCTTTGAAAGCAGCATATAGGGTAGGTAGTATGTAGCTACTATACTATAGCACCTCAAAGTTTCATTTTTAGAGGCTGATACATACCCAACCTCCCTCTCTAATATATGGAATATGGATCCCAACCTCATCTGTCCAGCCATCTTGTTTCTCTTCATCATCCTGTTAATCCAGGCGCCTCTAACTTTGTGTGAGTTTAATAGCAGCAGTGTGTATGAGGCCTGCGCCGAGTCATTCAGTTGCGGCCATATTGATGGAATAGGCTATCCTTTCTGGGGAGGGAGTCAACCGGAATACTGCGGCCACCCGAGTTTTGGGCTGAGCTGCAATGATGAGTCCCACCCGGAAATTAGTATCCTATCGGTGAAATACAAAGTTTTAGATATCAGCAGCCAGGCAGCCACTATTGTGAGAGATGATCTGTTAAGCAATATTTGTCCCTCCAATCCTCAAAGAACATCCTTGGACTTGAACCTCTTCAGTTACACTCCCTCTGGTAACCAGAACATTACCCTGTTCTACGGTTGCACTATTACAAACCCGGTTTCAATTCCAATTCCCTACCTCATCAACTGCACTGAAGACATTTCCGACTCGAATAAAAATGTCCTCTGGTCGCCTGGTACAGGATTGCCAACTATCCCTGGTATCTCAAGTAGTATCTTCAGGTGCGGGAGTGACATCTTTGTTACTATCACTCAAGAAGCTTTTGACGCTTTAGTTAACGTTTCCCTTACCGTTACGGAGGACCTCCTAAGAACATATGTGAGTGGTGGTTTTTCTGTGAATTGGAAAGCAAATAATAGCTTATGCGACAACTGTAGTGAGTCAGGGGGGCGATGCGGTTCCAATGGCGATcccatttcaacacaatttatTTGCTACATTGGTAATGCTATGCACCCTTCCCTTTTCGTTCCTTATCTCCTTATTCTATCACTCGGATTATAGAAAATGTATGTCGTTAACATTCCTTCGATTTCGCTACTGAAAAACATTGTCATTTAAAAGCATCAGGTTTAGAACAAACTGTAATTTTTTCCAAACATTTTGAAGAACCGGTTGATAGTCGTGATACATTCATTCCACCATTTATCTCATCTATCAAATTATAAGTGATTCGGGCTAATGACCAATTGCTCTGTATTATAGTGATGAAAAGCCTTCTAGGGGAAGTATTCATGAAAACTAAggtattacaaaaattttaataccagCAGTTTTTGGGATTTATGCCTTGggtaatataaatacaatgatTTATGAACTACATACTTGTATTACAAAGATGgaaatattattcaaaaatatttatcacATTCATAGATTAACAATGTTACAGGAATATATATTAACTATACATGTTAAATGTTGTATCTTGTGATAAActcagggtgtgtttggttgacaggttttggtAAAAGGTATGTGTATCAATCACATTCAGAGggtgttattgtttggttgataggtttttagaatactactatgggtttagGATACTCCCATTGAAAacctcatacccttattaaataagggttttatTTCGGTTCCTCTTTTtttctccaactattaataatcattctcattctaccctactatcaaacatgcaaaatactttcaacaaaacccattacccttaccaagtatttgatacctatACAGATTTaaattcccatgtgcgaaccaaacacaccctccAGTGCCTTTGCTTATATCTGCTCTTCATTTCAAAGTCTGATTCTCTGCTATGCTCTTACATGGTTCTTAATTCATTTTCTATAGGGAGtagcaaaattatatatatctgtTTTCCtggctttcttttttcttctggTCGGTCATATGGACTAACATGGCTTATTGCTAAATGCTTGCAGCTAACAGTAGCAGAAATAAAACACCTCTACTGGCAATAGGTATTGCTTTCTTTCCAGCCCGTACCAACAATTCAGCTGATTTgtgttttatttgattttgaacAAATTCTACTTTCTTGTTCCATTTCCAGGTCTTGGCATAGCAGGTGCTGTGCTGGCTGGTGTTGGCATTGGATGGCTAATATTTAGACATAAAAGAAAGCGGGTTGCAGCAAATGGACAAGTGCTGCCTGTTCAAAACATTGAAGCACTTGTAAGGACTAATGGATTTCATTCTACCAAGCTTTATACTTATTCAGATATAAAGAAAATGACTAATTCATTCGGTGACAAGATTGGTCAAGGAGGTTTTGGTAGTGTATATAGAGGAAAGTTACCTAATGGATGCCCAGTAGCTGTGAAGCTATTGAGCAACACAAAGGGTAATGGAGAAGATTTCATTAATGAAGTTGCTAGCATTAGTCGAACTTCTCACGTGAACATAGTTACTCTTGTAGGGTTCTGTTTTAAGAAGAAAAGAGCTTTGATCTATGAATTCATGCCTAATGGATCATTAGACAAGTACATAGGCAACAAAGGGTTACAAAATATGAGTTGTCTCGAGTGGAAGACATTGTACCAGATTGCAATTGGCATTGCTCGAGGACTAGAATATCTGCACAGAGGGTGTAACACAAGAATAATGCACTTTGACATTAAGCCTAACAACATTCTTTTAGACAAGGATTTCACCCCCAAAATTTCTGATTTCGGTTTGGCAAAACTGTGCAAGAAAAAGGAGAGTGTTGTATCACTATCAGTGTACGGCGCAAGAGGAACAATAGGATACATTGCTCCTGAAGTTTTCTTCAGAAGCATTGGAAGTGTGTCACACAAATCCGATGTTTATAGTTATGGCATGACGGTTATTGACATGGTAGGAGTAAGGGAGAAAGCAAACAAGACGGATCAGACTAGTGACTCGTATTTCCCAAATTGGATATATGAGCATCTGGAGCAAGGATTAGATTTGAGTGTTGAAGGCATCAGAGATGAAGAGGATAAAGAAATGGCAATGAAGATGATATTGGTTAGTTTGTGGTGCATCCAAACCAATCCAGCAGACCGCCCTTCTATAACAAAAGTGGTAGAGATGTTGGAGGGAAGCACTGCCACTTTGCAGATTCCACCTAAACCATTTTTCTCTCCTCAAATTGATGACTCACCTCAGCAATCCCCTACATCATCAGTTACCACAGAAATCTGAGGCAAAACAGGTCCATATAGTATGGGATCATATGATGATATAATCTCCACAATCCTCTCTTCCTGCTGTTTTCCTCAAATCATTGCTTgaaatcataatattattgttcaAATTAGCTTTCCTTTTTGGAAATGCATTTCGTTTTTCAATGAAGTAGCTTCTAAGAAATGTGAAATCTTTCAAACTAGGTATCTCTATTGAGTATTAACTACTCAGGGTAGAAGAACATACATAAAGCATAAGGACCTCATTGTCCGATTGTATCAACAAGTGAAGAACCCTGTTATGCGTCAAAGATTTCTTGGCTAACAAATATGCCACTCTATTCTGTTCTTTGAAGGTGTGAATCACCTGGACTTGCCATTGCTTCTTCATCCACTGCTTGCACTCACTGGTTATGTTAGCCACCATATCAGTAGGCAAGCCATCTCTATCATTAGAATTAATCCAATGAACCTTTAGACTTtagagtgtgtttggaaacATTTCTTGTGTTTGGGAACGCTTGGAAAATGCggtcaacaaaaaataatttttgttgacCGTGAAAAATCAAGCCAAAATTCTGGAAAATAACttcctaaattttttatttcggAATTCATTTTTCGGGAATGGCTTCAGTGAGATCTCGCCCAAAATGGCCAAGTCTCTCCTTTCTGGCAGAAACTAGAATGCCTGAatttctggttttttttttttttttttacttttcaaataaatattattattttacatattattataatttttttattttaaataaaataattaaaatgtaaaattatacaattttatacattttacagaaaatgaactaaacacatCAAGATAGTTTTCTAAAATGCAACCAACTATTGCAAAagaaaaagtttttttaaaatgattaattttccagaaaatattttccatgagTAATTTtactactttccaaacacacccttagtattctcttaataaacatattttatgtttatttgtattatattgCAGTTGTATTAGTATTGTAAAGATGAAcattcaatattataaaaatgaaccattaatataatattgtaaaaatgaacctgaaatatttcattaatgaaactATTTGAAATCCACCATTATAACGTAGTTGCAAACAATTGTAAATATTGACCTCATTATGCCCTTAAACAACCTCTTTGGAGAAGGCCGGCTATGCAAAATGAATATGCTGCATTACAGCGAAATCATACATGGGAGTTAGTTACTGCCACCTGTCATAAGATCACTAAATGTAAGTgcgttagaataatatacttttaaccCTAAATAATTAGTCTATTAGTCAATTTTAACCTATTTGAccttgtttgacttggttaaaaaattaatataagtgtttggttaataagctttttgtaactctaaaatactaaatttcaaaaggctactcacaGCCTTCCAATTAgtcttttgagaaaagaaattatacaaaaCAGCTATCatctaacaattaatttaccaaacacttttctacaattagctaatattatcaattaattatactttctaacccaatcaactaacagtaTCAACTAaccaccatttaccaaacagcgaCTTTATATTTTAGGTCCTTTCCAACATTAGTCCTTAAGCAGGTGCCCAACCCGCGTACACTTAGCGGGGGTCGGGCCAGTCTCTTCGGACACCTGACGCCTTAGCATCGTTACGTTGCAGTCATTCCTTGAGCTTCCCTGCAAAGGGGGTATAGTAGATGTATGACAAGGAATGTGTCCAAAAAATCATCTTTACGAATAgtcttacttaaaaaaaaaaaaaaaaaccttttttattatataaactatGAATAGGTTAAAAGATCAACACTGTCTACTTAACAAACAAATTAATGTGTaccccaaaaaaatataatatccgATCCACATTTTAATTACGCAAATTTCACCTACATTGACTAGTATTGACAACTTCAAGTCAATAAATGAAGTTTCCCATAAGTTAGGCCTTTCAAAGCAGCATATAACAGGTAGCTTATAGCTACCATACAACACAAAGTTTCATGATCAGAATTCAGAGCCAATTAACCTCCCAAAGAAATATGGATCCCAACCCCATCTATCCAGCCTTGTTTATGTTCATCTTGTTAATCCAAACGCCAGTAACTTTGTGTCAAAATAATGGCAGCAGTAGTGAGTATGAGGCCTGCGGCGAGCCATTCAGTTGCGCCAATATTGAAAACGTAGGCTACCCTTTCTGGGGAGGGAGCCGGCCGGCCTACTGCGGCCATCCAAGCTTCGAGCTGGACTGCAGTAAAGACTCGCCGGAGATTACAATCCAATCGGTGAAATACAGAATTGTTAATATCAGCAACGGGGCACAAACGGCCACTGTTGCCAGAGATGATCTGACAGCCAATATTTGTCCCTCTAATCCTCGGAACGCATCCTTGGACTTCAACCTCTTCAGCTACGTTTCTTCTGGGGACAACAACATCTCCTTGTTCTACGGTTGCACCATCACAACTCCGGTTTCGTTGGTTTCCAACCTCTTCAACTGCAGTGAAGCGAATTCCAACTCGACCGGAAATGGCCTGTGGTTGCCTAGTACTACAGGATTGCCCAATAATAACATCAAGTGCGGGTTTGAAATCTTTGTTACTGTGACTCAAGAAGCTTTTGAGGCTTTAGGTAATGCTTCCCTGGCTTCGGAGGAGCTCCTGAGAACATCCGTTGGTGGTGGTTTTCCTGTGGAGTGGAAAGCGAATAATAGTTTATGCCAGGAGTGTACAAGCTCAGGGGGAAGATGCGGTTCCAATGGCAATTTTACTTCAACGCAATTTGTTTGCTATTATGGTATGCTCCCTTtccttttccttctccatttttttttttttttggattaacgaggtaaacccgACTCCTCACTGTGTGAGTATATGAGTAAACTCTCGCCCTGTaaccctagccggcaaaagaccataagaaggtaaaccaacctagattacccatagctgacgggctcaaacccaagggcttgaggttcgaacccacgacctctcggctgTGTGTGTAACTCTCCATTTTCTATCACCTTGGGTTGTAGTAAATGTGGTTAACCTTCCTACATACTAAAAACACTTGGAAAATTTGActtaaaataacatttaaagtagctattttgtagtataaattTTAGTTAGATCAACTTCTAATTTTTTTGGGGTTACAAGGGAAATCCGTAGCCAGTATCCGAGAatgtgcactaggtaaatctGTCTTGTGACTCTAACCGGAAaatgaccacaaggaggtaaccAACCTAAGTTGTTCATAGTTGATCTGCTCAAACAAAAAAAGGCTCATATTCGAACtcgtaaccttgtggttacaaattTGTATCTTTAGTCATCCTCGCTCAGGTTACCCATGgatcaacttttaatttgggtCGGGCCAACGTAAATTCGAGTTCTTCTAATTGAGATGTTTAATTTCGATATATTATATgcacaaaatgaaaaatgaacgaatgagaaattgattttcaaagtgtACATAAttgaattagaaaaaatgaaattgagaataCTTATAAATAACTTTTGACAAAAATGAATGTGGGCTTTCATCAGTATATAtacaattgcactttttaataaatttaatttgtacaacATAAACTTTTGTCATCTT
This portion of the Ipomoea triloba cultivar NCNSP0323 chromosome 5, ASM357664v1 genome encodes:
- the LOC116020414 gene encoding uncharacterized protein LOC116020414, which produces MDPNLICPAILFLFIILLIQAPLTLCEFNSSSVYEACAESFSCGHIDGIGYPFWGGSQPEYCGHPSFGLSCNDESHPEISILSVKYKVLDISSQAATIVRDDLLSNICPSNPQRTSLDLNLFSYTPSGNQNITLFYGCTITNPVSIPIPYLINCTEDISDSNKNVLWSPGTGLPTIPGISSSIFRCGSDIFVTITQEAFDALVNVSLTVTEDLLRTYVSGGFSVNWKANNSLCDNCSESGGRCGSNGDPISTQFICYIANSSRNKTPLLAIGLGIAGAVLAGVGIGWLIFRHKRKRVAANGQVLPVQNIEALVRTNGFHSTKLYTYSDIKKMTNSFGDKIGQGGFGSVYRGKLPNGCPVAVKLLSNTKGNGEDFINEVASISRTSHVNIVTLVGFCFKKKRALIYEFMPNGSLDKYIGNKGLQNMSCLEWKTLYQIAIGIARGLEYLHRGCNTRIMHFDIKPNNILLDKDFTPKISDFGLAKLCKKKESVVSLSVYGARGTIGYIAPEVFFRSIGSVSHKSDVYSYGMTVIDMVGVREKANKTDQTSDSYFPNWIYEHLEQGLDLSVEGIRDEEDKEMAMKMILVSLWCIQTNPADRPSITKVVEMLEGSTATLQIPPKPFFSPQIDDSPQQSPTSSVTTEIVAYSYHTTQSFMIRIQSQLTSQRNMDPNPIYPALFMFILLIQTPVTLCQNNGSSSEYEACGEPFSCANIENVGYPFWGGSRPAYCGHPSFELDCSKDSPEITIQSVKYRIVNISNGAQTATVARDDLTANICPSNPRNASLDFNLFSYVSSGDNNISLFYGCTITTPVSLVSNLFNCSEANSNSTGNGLWLPSTTGLPNNNIKCGFEIFVTVTQEAFEALGNASLASEELLRTSVGGGFPVEWKANNSLCQECTSSGGRCGSNGNFTSTQFVCYYARSSSNSKRRSLGKVLGIVGAVLGGIFMGWLVCRQKGKWVVAAQAQQQEELPPDDQNIEAFIRTNGFHGTKLYTYSDILKMTNSFNDKIGEGGFGCVYRGELPDGYPVAVKLLTNAKGNGEDFINEVATISRTSHVNVVTLVGFCYQKKRALIYEFMPNGSLDKYIGNMESPNKNCLLEWKTLYQIAIGIARGLEYLHRGCNTRIMHFDIKPNNILLDRDFAPKISDFGLAKLCKKKESVVSLSMYGARGTVGYIAPEVFFRSIGSVSHKSDVYSYGMTVIDMVGARENGDLDETSDSYFLSWVYEYLEQGFDFSGEGIRDEEDKEMARKLILVSLWCIQTNPADRPSIRKVVEMLEGSIESLEIPPKPFFSLPIDDSPRHQSPISPGP